From a single Porites lutea chromosome 10, jaPorLute2.1, whole genome shotgun sequence genomic region:
- the LOC140950671 gene encoding platelet-derived growth factor receptor alpha-like, with protein MEVFDTKISERTLLSTKTAPQVVAVKVLYDDPSDAQKEELTLEIEQMKLLGSHTNIVSLVGCHTLKDQNFLVIEYVPSGDLLTWLRRKRNELNKHRVSDRAYDDKEFLKDQGETRDQGSTLAKVQIKEAEKPQSNMERTQEPQDDNEDTHDKASTSRQLHDEEKFKVTDRELLSSPQASTGTESQDAAMSLSIQNPDESLTGDDNFSTQQLFSFAWQIAKGMNHLAENNLVHRDLAARNVLVGHGNQVKVSDFGLMRQIYEDVYSSRKSKKLPVKWMAPESLYQGVYTTKSDVWAYGVLLWEMSTLGGVPYPTLTNIELFRLLGTGYRMERPDMCSDDVYELMTHCWKEDPCSRPSFFQIIEKLEVIMERDAPYLDVNKHNEDHPYYNVPPEASDDEDVNTEKADTQESEILKGTKINS; from the exons ATGGAGGTGTTTGACACTAAGATTTCAGAGCGGACTTTATTATCGACTAAGACAGCACCTCAGGTGGTTGCTGTCAAAGTTCTGTATG ATGATCCATCTGACGCTCAGAAAGAAGAGTTGACGCTTGAAATCGAGCAAATGAAGCTGTTGGGCTCACACACGAATATTGTATCCTTGGTTGGATGCCACACGCTTAAGGATCAAAACTTTCTGGTCATAGAATACGTTCCGTCTGGTGACCTCCTGACGTGGCTACGCCGTAAAAGAAACGAG TTAAACAAGCATCGAGTCTCTGATAGAGCCTATGACGACAAAGAGTTTCTGAAAGATCAGGGAGAAACCAGGGATCAA GGAAGCACTCTAGCTAAGGTTCAGATAAAGGAAGCGGAGAAACCACAATCGAACATGGAAAGGACTCAAGAACCACAAGATGACAATGAGGACACACATGACAAAGCGTCGACTTCTCGTCAACTTCATGAT GAAGAGAAATTCAAAGTAACTGACAGGGAACTGCTAAGTAGTCCACAAGCATCAACAGGAACTGAAAGTCAAGATGCCGCAATGTCGCTTTCAATCCAGAACCCAGACGAAAGTCTTACTGGAGACGATAACTTTTCTACCCAACAACTGTTCTCGTTTGCTTGGCAAATAGCTAAAGGAATG AATCATCTCGCCGAAAACAATCTTGTTCACAGAGATCTTGCTGCCCGTAATGTACTGGTCGGCCATGGCAACCAGGTCAAAGTGTCAGACTTTGGGTTGATGAGACAGATATATGAAGATGTGTACAGCTCAAGGAAGTCTAAAAAACTTCCTGTGAAGTGGATGGCCCCAGAATCACTTTATCAAGGCGTTTACACCACCAAAAGTGATGT ATGGGCTTATGGTGTTCTTCTTTGGGAAATGTCCACCTTGG GAGGCGTGCCATACCCCACACTGACCAACATAGAGTTGTTTCGACTGCTCGGCACTGGATATCGCATGGAAAGGCCTGACATGTGTTCCGATGACGT ATACGAGCTGATGACCCACTGTTGGAAAGAGGACCCTTGCTCTCGTCCCAGTTTTTTTCAGATTATCGAAAAACTGGAGGTGATAATGGAAAGGGATGCACCATATTTGGATGTAAACAAGCATAATGAAGATCATCCGTATTACAACGTGCCACCTGAAGCTAGTGACGATGAAGACGTAAATACGGAAAAGGCAGACACCCAAGAATCGGAAATTTTAAAAGGAACCAAGATAAATAGTTGA